TCAGAATCTCATGGCGCATTTCCGGATACATATGTACCTCTACATCTTGAAAACCATCAGATTTTAGATTATTGACCGTATGCATTACGCCTTTTCCAAAATCGCCGATCGGATCATTTTGTCCGCTTACAAAAAGGAAGGGAAAAGATTGAGAAATAGAAGTAGCCCAATTTTTTGCCGTAGCCCTTTTATAAATCGTGAATAAAGTATAAAAAGCATTATGAGTGAACGGAATTCCACAAAGTTCATCCTTTTCAAAGTTTTTTCTGTTGACAGGATTGATGCTTAGCCAGCTGGTATCACTGAAATCTTTATCTTTTTTAAAATGTTTGTTATTGACCGTGGTGAAAACAGAATTTAAGAAAGTATGGTATTTAGGAGCTATGCTATTCGCTAATGATAAATAGCCTCTTAATAGGTCAATACCCGGTAAAGGCCCTCCGGTTCCGGTAATAACCGCTCCTGAAAATTTACCGCTTGCTTTTTGCAGAAGACATCGGGTAATAAAAGATCCCATAGAATGCCCCAAAATAAAATGGGGAACTTCCGTATACTGCTCTGCAAGATGATCTGCCATCATTTCTGCGTCTGCCACAAGCCTTTTGTCCGGTTTTTCAAGCTGGAAGAAACCAATGTCTTTTTTCTCTTTTACAGATTTTCCATGTCCCAAGTGATCATACGTCAATACAGCAATCCCATGAGATGCAAAATATTCTGCAATTTCTGCATATCTTCCGCTGTGCTCCTGCATTCCGTGAACAATTAACAAGGTAGCTTTTATTGTTTCGGGCGAAAATAGAGTGTAGAAAAGCTGGGACTCGTTGTTTATTTTTGATGGGAGGTATGATGATTTTTGGGATAATGGCATGATAAATTGGGTTTTTGTATTATTTTATCTCAATGTCAGGAAGTTTAAAATTCCCAACAATTTCTATTAATTGAGAAGAGTTGGCTTTTAAATTATTAAAGAAATTATCCATATTCTTCTCGTATCCTCTTTCACTTACTGCAAAAAGAAGAACTCCTTTATTTTTGCTATTACTAATAAGTTGATAACGGTAAATATTCCTTTCTGCAATCAGTATTTCCTTGCCGTCCTTTGAGTTTTCATTAATAAGAAAATCCAAAATATATTCTCCATTATTTTCAAGAATCTGATAATTGACAACAGGGTTAGTCTTTTTTGTTTCCTGAAGTTCTCCTATTTTTTGATCAATAATATCTTTAAGAGTGAAATTACCTTTTACAAACTCAATTAAAACCATACTGTTGTATCGGTTGATGTTTTCTTTTGGACTTAAGTATTCCTGCTTGAAATAGTTTTCATTAGGATGAGAGCTCCAGGCTAAATTATATACTTTTTGATTCAAATTAATAGGTCCAGGTACATTTATATAATCATTTACTTTATTTTGTGCCTTTATATAAAACAGAGGAACTATTAAAAGTAGAATCAGAACTTTAAATGTCATTTTTAATAATTTTTAGAGTAAATATAATCCATTTTATACAGGTGTGAAAGTAAAAATACAAGGAATAAAGTAATATTCAACCCCATGATTTTCACCCCGACTAAAAATAAATATCCCCTATAATTTGGCCGTCATTTTTTTTCAGAGTAATTTTGCATGAATCTAAAAACAAAAGTAAAATATGTCAACTTATGTAGTTGTAGGTCTTCAGTACGGAGATGAAGGCAAAGGAAAAATCACGGATGTTTTATCAGCTAAATCAGACTATGTAGTGCGTTTCCAGGGTGGAGACAACGCTGGTCACACGGTTTATGTAGGTGATGAAAAATTCGTTCTACACCTTCTTCCTTCAGGAGTTCTTCAATGCAAAGGGAAATGTATCATTGCGAACGGAGTAGTGGTAAACCCTAAATCTTTTATTAGAGAAGTTGGTCAGATTGAGAGCAAAGGCTTAAGATCAGATCATATCTTTATCAGCAGAAGAGCGCATGTGATCATGCCTTACCACATCCTTTTGGATACTTACCGTGAAGAAGAACACGGAGGAACTCAGATAGGAACTACCAAAAAAGGAATCGGACCTTGTTATGAAGATAAAATCGCAAGAGTCGGAATCAGAATGGTAGATCTTTTAAATCCTGAAATTTTAAGAGATAAAATTGAGAAAAACTTAAAAGTTAAGAATTCTCTTTTTGAAAAATATTACGGAAAACCAACATTAGACGTTGAAGAAATCTACAACGAATACTTAGCAATCGGAAAAGAGCTTCAGGACAGAATCGTTGATACTGAATTAGAATTGAACGAAGCCATCAGAGATGGTAAAAACGTTCTGTTTGAAGGAGCGCAGGCTTTAATGCTGGATATCGATTTCGGAACATATCCATACGTTACTTCATCTTCTCCATCTACAGGAGGAGTTTGTACAGGAGCAGGAGTTCCGCCAACTTCACTTCAGAACCTGATCGGTGTTGCAAAAGCATACTGTACAAGAGTAGGAAACGGACCTTTTCCATCTGAACTGGATAACGAACTAGGCGAGAAAATCAGACAAATTGGTGGTGAATTCGGAGCTACAACCGGTAGACCGAGAAGAACAGGTTGGTTAGACCTGGTTTCTTTAAAGCACGCTTGTATGATTAACGGGATCAATAACCTTGTCATTACAAAATTAGATGTTCTTACAGGAATTGAAAACCTTAAAATCGTTACTCATTACAAAACTGAAGATGGAAAAATTATTGATTATTTCACTTCATCAACAGAGAAATTATACAACTACGAACCAATCTATCAGGATCTTCCAGGTTGGGATGAAGATATCACCAAAGCTAGAAGCTATGATGAACTTCCGGACAATGCGCAGAAATACATCGAATTTATTGAGAAGTATTTAGGAATTAATGTATACCTTGTTTCTGTAGGACCGGAAAGAAGCCAGAACATCATCAGAAAAGAATTATTCTAATATTCTTAGAAAATAAAATAAGAAAGAGACTGTCACATGATAGTCTCTTTTTTTTTGTTTAAAATGTCTAGTCCTGAAATAGCGATACATAAAAACAAATCGTTATGGAAGAACAATTAAAATCTGTGTACATCAAACGTACACAAAAAGATTACAGTTTAAGTTTAAAACTTCAAATAGTAAAAGAAGTTGAATCTGGAGAATCTACCATTACCACTAGTCGCAAGAAGTATGGTATACAATCCCACGGGACTATTTTAAATTGGCTGAGAAAATATGGTAACTTTGATTGGGAAAACCAAAGACCTTATGCTATGGAAAAGACACCTGAACAACGTATTATGGAATTAGAAGCAGAAGTTAAGCTTCTTGAAAAACAGAAAGCCTTCTTGGAAAAACAGGCTTATATTGCTGATAAAAAAGTGATATTTTTTGATATGATGATTCAACTTGCAGAGAAAGAATATCACATTGATATTCGAAAAAATTCACCACCCGAACAATCGATTACTTCCGCACTAAAGAAAAAGAAACTTTGATTTTTACTTGTGGATTGTTAGGGTTAAATAGACAAATCTATTATAGAAGTATCAAGCGTACAAAAGTCTGTAGGAACAGGGCTTCAGAGGTTGTAGATCTGGTGGAGGGTATTCGTATTAAAATGCCCAGATTAGGAGCAAGGAAACTATATTTTATTTTAAAAGAATCACTAAGTTCTATTAAAGTAGGAAGAGATAAATTTTTTGACATCCTAAGAGCGAATCATTTATTGATTATACCCAAGAAAAATTACCATGTTACTACCAACTCCCATCATCGTTTCAGAAAGCATAAAAATTTGATCCTGGACTATCAGATAACAAAACCCAATCAGGTTTGGGTTGCAGATATTACTTATATTGGGAACAGGAAAAATCCAAGTTATTTAAGTTTAATAACCGATGCATATTCCAAGAAAATAGTGGGACATTTTGTAGCAGATAATTTAAATACAGAGAGTAGTCTTGTAGCATTGAAAAGAGCTTTAAAGAAACACAAAGGTATGGCAGGCTCATTAATCCATCATTCTGATCGTGGCTTACAATACTGCTCGAATGAATATCAGAAAGTTTTGCAAAAACATCAATTAAAATGCAGTATGACACAAAACTCTGATCCTTATGAAAATGCAGTAGCAGAAAGGATTAATGGTATTTTAAAGCAGGAATTTAATATTGACAGGAATTCTATAAACAATGCTTTAAGAAGAAAATTAGTGGATGAATCCATTGAAATTTACAATGGTCTGCGTCCTCATTTTTCGAATTATTATTTAACACCAAATCAGATGCATACACAGTCGAAAATTAAAATGAGAACTTATAAAAATAAAAACCAAAGCAAAAGAAAATTTGCTCTGGTTTAATTATTTATTTTTGTCTTATAATCTGTATCAGATTTTCAGGACTAGTCAAAACCCCAGTAAGAATTCTGTGATTCCTGACCTGCCCTCATTAAAGATGATTATAATTTCTCCTTTAAAGAATTAAAAACAAAAAACAGATACTTACTACATAATTCTCTATTTAAAAATGTTAAATTTTAAACTTTATCATAAAATTTTCTAATATTATGTTGTTTTGGTAAAATTATGGCAGATATTTTGATATTGAAACATTGCTTATCGATAACAACTAACAGATTAATAATCTATTTTTTTTTTAACAGTTTAAATAGTAGTAGTGATGAAACACCTGAACCAAAATCAAGAATTTCGCTTCAACGAAGTTCTTTTTGAGCACCGAAACAAAGAATATGGTGCCTATGCATTAAGAAACGAATCCGATAGAATATTAACCAAAGCACTTTTTATAGGAGCGAGTTTAATGGCTGCAATATCCATTACGCCGTTTGTGATT
This genomic window from Chryseobacterium sp. MEBOG06 contains:
- a CDS encoding alpha/beta fold hydrolase; the encoded protein is MPLSQKSSYLPSKINNESQLFYTLFSPETIKATLLIVHGMQEHSGRYAEIAEYFASHGIAVLTYDHLGHGKSVKEKKDIGFFQLEKPDKRLVADAEMMADHLAEQYTEVPHFILGHSMGSFITRCLLQKASGKFSGAVITGTGGPLPGIDLLRGYLSLANSIAPKYHTFLNSVFTTVNNKHFKKDKDFSDTSWLSINPVNRKNFEKDELCGIPFTHNAFYTLFTIYKRATAKNWATSISQSFPFLFVSGQNDPIGDFGKGVMHTVNNLKSDGFQDVEVHMYPEMRHEILNEEIREEVLDGIYKWISKHF
- a CDS encoding adenylosuccinate synthase, producing the protein MSTYVVVGLQYGDEGKGKITDVLSAKSDYVVRFQGGDNAGHTVYVGDEKFVLHLLPSGVLQCKGKCIIANGVVVNPKSFIREVGQIESKGLRSDHIFISRRAHVIMPYHILLDTYREEEHGGTQIGTTKKGIGPCYEDKIARVGIRMVDLLNPEILRDKIEKNLKVKNSLFEKYYGKPTLDVEEIYNEYLAIGKELQDRIVDTELELNEAIRDGKNVLFEGAQALMLDIDFGTYPYVTSSSPSTGGVCTGAGVPPTSLQNLIGVAKAYCTRVGNGPFPSELDNELGEKIRQIGGEFGATTGRPRRTGWLDLVSLKHACMINGINNLVITKLDVLTGIENLKIVTHYKTEDGKIIDYFTSSTEKLYNYEPIYQDLPGWDEDITKARSYDELPDNAQKYIEFIEKYLGINVYLVSVGPERSQNIIRKELF
- a CDS encoding IS3 family transposase, producing the protein MLGLNRQIYYRSIKRTKVCRNRASEVVDLVEGIRIKMPRLGARKLYFILKESLSSIKVGRDKFFDILRANHLLIIPKKNYHVTTNSHHRFRKHKNLILDYQITKPNQVWVADITYIGNRKNPSYLSLITDAYSKKIVGHFVADNLNTESSLVALKRALKKHKGMAGSLIHHSDRGLQYCSNEYQKVLQKHQLKCSMTQNSDPYENAVAERINGILKQEFNIDRNSINNALRRKLVDESIEIYNGLRPHFSNYYLTPNQMHTQSKIKMRTYKNKNQSKRKFALV